One genomic window of Vibrio parahaemolyticus includes the following:
- a CDS encoding TAXI family TRAP transporter solute-binding subunit, whose amino-acid sequence MAFNKLLKVGAIAAAVMGAGAVNAQEFITIGTGSVTGVYYPTGGAICKLVNKGRKDHNIRCSVESTGGSIYNVNTIRAGELDFGIVQSDWQYHGYNGTSKFAEQGPYKKLRAMFSLHTEPFNIIARADSGIENVQDLAGKRVNIGNPGSGDRATMGVVMDAMGWTNDSFKLASELKGSERSQALCDNKIDAFIYMVGHPNGSIKEATTSCDAKLVPATGPKIDKIVADNPYYAFSTVPAGMYRGTDKDVKSFGVAATMVTTSDVSDEVAYNVAKAVFENFDTFKRLHPAFANLKKEDMVKAGISIPLHPGAEKYYKEVGLIK is encoded by the coding sequence ATGGCATTTAACAAACTTCTCAAAGTAGGCGCTATCGCTGCAGCTGTAATGGGCGCAGGCGCAGTTAACGCTCAAGAGTTTATTACTATCGGTACTGGCTCTGTAACTGGTGTTTACTACCCTACTGGTGGTGCTATCTGTAAGTTGGTAAATAAAGGTCGTAAAGACCACAACATCCGTTGTTCAGTAGAATCAACTGGTGGCTCAATTTACAACGTTAACACTATCCGTGCAGGCGAATTAGATTTTGGTATCGTGCAATCGGATTGGCAGTACCACGGCTACAACGGTACGAGCAAGTTTGCGGAACAAGGCCCGTACAAAAAACTGCGTGCAATGTTCTCTCTTCATACTGAACCTTTCAACATCATCGCACGTGCTGACTCTGGCATCGAAAACGTTCAAGACCTAGCTGGTAAGCGTGTCAACATCGGTAACCCAGGTTCTGGTGACCGCGCGACAATGGGTGTAGTAATGGATGCAATGGGCTGGACAAATGACAGCTTCAAACTTGCTTCAGAGCTAAAAGGCTCAGAGCGTTCTCAAGCCCTTTGTGACAACAAAATTGATGCGTTCATCTACATGGTTGGCCATCCAAACGGTTCAATCAAAGAAGCAACAACATCATGTGATGCGAAGCTAGTGCCTGCAACTGGTCCTAAGATCGACAAGATCGTCGCAGATAACCCGTACTACGCATTCAGCACAGTGCCGGCTGGTATGTACCGTGGTACAGATAAAGACGTGAAGAGCTTTGGTGTTGCGGCAACAATGGTAACAACATCTGATGTTTCTGATGAAGTTGCATACAACGTTGCTAAAGCCGTGTTCGAGAACTTCGACACCTTCAAACGTCTGCATCCAGCTTTTGCTAACCTGAAAAAAGAAGACATGGTGAAAGCAGGTATTTCTATCCCTCTTCACCCTGGTGCAGAAAAATACTACAAAGAAGTGGGTCTAATTAAGTAA
- the argR gene encoding transcriptional regulator ArgR, with protein sequence MRNSEKQDNLVRAFKALLKEESFGSQGEIVDALKQQGFESINQSKVSRMLTKFGAVRTRNAKMEMVYCLPAELGVPTVSSSLRELVLDIDHNAALVVIHTGPGAAQLIARLLDSLGKSEGILGVVAGDDTIFITPTMPVSTEQLFKSVCELFEYTG encoded by the coding sequence ATGCGCAATTCAGAGAAACAAGATAACCTAGTCCGCGCCTTTAAAGCCCTGCTAAAAGAAGAGAGCTTTGGCTCACAGGGTGAAATTGTTGACGCACTCAAGCAGCAAGGCTTTGAAAGCATTAACCAATCTAAAGTTTCACGTATGCTGACCAAGTTTGGTGCTGTTCGTACTCGTAACGCAAAAATGGAAATGGTGTACTGCCTACCGGCTGAGCTGGGCGTACCAACAGTAAGCAGCTCTCTACGTGAACTGGTTTTAGACATCGATCACAATGCGGCATTGGTTGTCATTCACACAGGTCCTGGCGCAGCACAGCTTATTGCTCGCCTACTCGACTCGTTAGGTAAATCCGAGGGTATTCTTGGCGTAGTAGCGGGTGACGATACCATTTTTATTACCCCTACAATGCCAGTATCAACTGAACAATTGTTCAAGTCTGTATGTGAGCTATTCGAGTACACAGGCTGA